A genomic region of Candidozyma auris chromosome 5, complete sequence contains the following coding sequences:
- the SEC9 gene encoding Sec9p, protein MQKVGITTKTPTTRQEKFGAFKEYAQERQGLRPGMKPQNPYANMASSQQNPYSNNGSSSSHSYNVSTGTSSPYASYSGKGHDSGNATGHHDSSGAGSQQRVRAKHNPYVSHTSRARNDDESMLDLNAIPTDEPIIRSRKPIRKPVDVDSLDLNANPDEEDLNLEVDDFLPDEEQVNEEDEEVEEIKENIRFVKQESVASTRNTLRMAQEADASGTNTLGMLGSQSERLYNAEQNLLLADTQTKIAEDKVAELRRLNRSIFIPASGNPFNKKSRLREKESKLKAQKEQEKYLRETNRQGVYASEQRVKQGISSNSTQSDTFNKYQGEKHLQQAQRYQFENDSEDDEMEKELASNLDQIAAYSKKLKNTATIMGQEVGAQNERLRKIEEDADRLDIDVHLNNTRLNNIR, encoded by the coding sequence ATGCAAAAAGTTGGAATCACCACGAAAACACCTACGACCCGACAAGAGAAATTCGGTGCATTCAAGGAGTACGCTCAAGAGAGACAAGGTTTGAGGCCCGGTATGAAACCACAGAATCCTTATGCAAATATGGCTTCATCACAACAAAACCCTTATTCAAATAATGGGCTGTCTTCGTCACATTCATATAATGTGAGTACAGGTACAAGTAGTCCATATGCTTCATATTCAGGCAAGGGTCATGATTCTGGAAATGCAACAGGTCATCATGATTCATCTGGGGCTGGCTCTCAGCAAAGAGTGAGGGCAAAGCATAATCCTTACGTGTCTCATACCAGCCGGGCAAGAAATGATGACGAGCTGATGCTCGATCTCAATGCAATTCCAACGGATGAGCCAATAATACGCTCCAGGAAGCCTATCAGGAAACCAGTAGATGTTGATTCGTTGGACTTGAATGCAAATcctgatgaagaagatttgaaCTTGGAGGTGGATGATTTTTTACCCGATGAGGAACAAGTCAatgaggaggatgaggaggtggaagaaatcaaagaaaataTCAGATTTGTTAAGCAGGAATCAGTAGCACTGACTAGAAACACCTTACGCATGGCTCAGGAAGCTGATGCCTCGGGAACTAATACTCTAGGTATGCTTGGTTCTCAGTCAGAACGCTTGTACAATGCCGAACAAAACTTATTATTAGCAGACACCCAAACCAAGATAGCGGAAGATAAGGTTGCAGAATTGAGACGTTTGAATAGGTCGATCTTTATACCGGCTTCAGGAAACCCTTTCAATAAGAAATCACGTTTACGCGAAAAGGAATCAAAGCTAAAGGCGCAAAAGGAACAGGAGAAGTACTTGCGTGAAACCAATCGACAAGGCGTGTACGCAAGCGAACAGCGTGTTAAGCAAGGAATATCGAGTAACTCTACCCAGTCGGATACTTTCAATAAGtatcaaggagaaaaacATTTGCAACAGGCACAGCGCTACCAATTTGAGAACGATTCAGAGGATGATGAGATGGAAAAGGAACTCGCAAGTAACTTGGATCAAATCGCAGCTTAttccaagaagttgaaaaacacTGCGACCATCATGGGACAAGAGGTTGGTGCTCAAAATGAAAGGCTTAGaaagattgaagaagacgctGACCGTTTGGACATCGATGTGCATCTCAACAACACTCGTTTGAATAATATAAGATGA
- the SEC26 gene encoding coatomer subunit beta, whose translation MSDSGFMLIYEPNTASKTTVSELKSLLEKSKDEAKISAMKRIITTVLNGDPMPELLMHIIRFIMPSRNKELKKLLYFYWEVCPKLDNQGKMRHEMILVCNAIQHDLQHPNEYIRGNTLRFLCKLKEPELLETLIPNVRQCLVHRHAYVRKNAIFALYSIYRVSNHLIPDAPELLYSFLLEEFDSVCKRNAFVCLSDLSRDATLSYIQDNVYQIENLDSLLQLAFVEFIRKDAQTAVTLRQQYVLLISEIIESSSNVVVYEAAITLTALSASTESMLLAGNKFVELATKEADNNVKIISLERLGELNRKSPGVLQDLCLDILGVLSTHDIDVRRKALDVTLQLITSRNVEDVVKLLKKELQRVSNASEDSAAEYRQLLVNAIHKLAIDFSEVATNVIDLLLDSIGDLTNAAAYDVITFVKEVVEKFPDLRESIIHKLIKSLPEVKSGKVFRGAFWVLGEYSLSEQCIKDAWKFVRSSIGEVPMLASEKRHLDGNAVEVDNSDTDNAESSKSKRGPVVLPDGTYATESALLPSNDSNEDANALRVRKLILSGDFYLASVLSSTLVKFVLRLGRLKTAERNLNALKAEALLIMVSILRIGESGFVARRIDEDSADRILSCIRFLTDDNDRESIEKGFLEDTKEAYKSQVETESKKQAEAQAKDLQDNAEHVDDAIVFRQVDKNGSSVAAVNDDLMLASGTTSKKENLSSRLNKILQLTGFSDPIYAEAYVKVHQFDVTLEVLLVNQTTNTLRNLSVEFATLGDLKVVDNGATANIGPYGFYNISVTVKVTSADTGVIFGNIVYDGQHSDDSTIVILNDVHVDIMDYIKPATCTESAFRKMWNEFEWENKITIKSKKTSLKEYLDDLMAGTNMNCLTPGAVVGEQCNFLAANLYSRSSFGEDALANLCIEKSSDGYIIGHVRIRSKGQGLALSLGDRVASISRKSKELKVSRV comes from the coding sequence ATGTCTGATTCTGGTTTCATGCTCATCTACGAGCCAAATACCGCGTCAAAAACCACGGTGTCAGAATTGAAACtgcttttggaaaagagcAAAGATGAAGCTAAAATTCTGGCAATGAAGCGAATTATTACAACCGTTTTGAACGGCGATCCGATGCCCGAATTATTGATGCATATTATTCGGTTCATCATGCCTTCCAGAAATAAGgaattaaaaaaattgttgTACTTCTACTGGGAGGTATGCCCGAAATTGGACAACCAAGGCAAGATGAGACATGAGATGATCTTGGTCTGCAATGCTATTCAGCATGATTTACAGCATCCCAATGAGTACATCAGAGGTAATACATTGCGCTTCTTGtgcaagttgaaggagcctgagttgttggagacCTTGATTCCTAACGTTCGTCAGTGTTTGGTACACAGACACGCTTATGTCAGAAAGAATGCGATATTTGCATTATACTCCATTTATAGAGTTTCTAACCATCTTATTCCTGATGCCCCAGAGTTACTTTACAGTTTCTTGTTGGAGGAGTTCGACTCTGTATGCAAGAGAAATGCCTTTGTTTGCTTGAGCGATTTGAGCAGAGACGCTACTTTACTGTACATTCAAGACAATGTCTATCAGATTGAGAATCTAGACTCACTTTTGCAATTAGCTTTTGTGGAGTTCATTCGAAAGGATGCTCAAACTGCTGTTACTTTGAGACAGCAGTATGTGCTTTTGATATCAGAAATTATTGAATCTTCATCTAATGTCGTGGTTTATGAAGCTGCGATCACATTAACGGCATTGTCTGCGTCTACCGAGTCTATGCTATTGGCCGGTAATAAATTCGTGGAACTCGCGACAAAAGAGGCCGACAATAATGTGAAAATTATCTCGTTAGAACGGTTGGGTGAATTAAACCGAAAGAGCCCTGGGGTCTTGCAGGATTTGTGCTTGGATATATTGGGTGTGTTGTCCACCCATGATATCGATGTCCGTCGCAAAGCTCTTGACGTGACTTTGCAATTGATCACAAGCAGAAATGTCGAAGACGTTGTAAAATTGCTCAAAAAGGAATTGCAAAGAGTTTCTAACGCAAGTGAAGACAGTGCTGCTGAGTATCGCCagttgttggtgaatgCAATCCATAAGCTAGCAATTGACTTTAGTGAAGTTGCGACAAATGTCATTGACTTGCTTTTGGATTCAATCGGTGACCTTACAAATGCAGCAGCATATGACGTGATAACATTTGTTaaggaagttgttgagaagtTCCCTGACTTGAGGGAATCGATTATTCACAAATTGATTAAGAGTTTGCCGGAGGTCAAATCCGGGAAAGTTTTTCGCGGTGCATTCTGGGTTTTGGGTGAATACTCATTGAGCGAACAGTGCATAAAGGATGCCTGGAAATTTGTGAGATCTAGTATTGGAGAAGTGCCAATGTTAGCCAGCGAAAAAAGGCATCTAGACGGTAATGCAGTGGAAGTCGATAATTCTGACACTGACAACGCTGAATCAAGTAAGTCAAAAAGAGGACCTGTTGTTTTGCCAGATGGCACTTATGCTACTGAAAGTGCTTTGCTTCCTTCCAATGATTCGAATGAAGACGCAAACGCCTTACGTGTCCGTAAACTTATTTTAAGTGGCGATTTCTACTTGGCGTCAGTGTTATCCTCGACCCTTGTAAAATTCGTCTTAAGATTAGGACGCCTAAAGACGGCAGAGAGAAATTTGAATGCATTAAAGGCGGAGGCGCTCTTAATTATGGTGTCCATATTACGTATCGGTGAATCAGGTTTTGTGGCTAGAAGAATTGATGAGGATTCAGCTGACAGAATCTTATCATGTATCAGATTCTTGACAGATGACAATGATCGAGAATCCATTGAGAAGGGTTTTTTGGAGGACACCAAAGAAGCATACAAATCTCAAGTTGAGACAGAGCTGAAAAAGCAGGCTGAGGCTCAAGCGAAGGATTTGCAAGATAATGCAGAGCATGTTGATGATGCTATCGTTTTCAGGCAAGTTGATAAGAACGGAAGCTCGGTAGCTGCTGTCAACGATGACCTTATGCTTGCCTCTGGAACAACATCTAAAAAGGAAAACTTGTCCTCCCGtctcaacaaaatcttACAGTTGACCGGATTCTCTGACCCTATTTATGCAGAAGCATACGTCAAGGTTCACCAATTCGACGTAACGTTGGAAGTATTGTTAGTCAACCAAACTACCAATACCTTAAGAAATCTCTCTGTGGAATTTGCAACGTTGGGAGACTTGAAAGTTGTGGACAATGGTGCCACTGCAAACATCGGCCCTTACGGCTTTTACAACATTTCTGTTACCGTAAAAGTGACAAGTGCCGATACAGGAGTCATTTTTGGCAATATTGTCTACGACGGTCAGCATTCGGATGATTCTACCATCGTCATTCTCAATGATGTTCATGTAGATATCATGGACTACATAAAGCCAGCTACGTGTACGGAAAGTGCTTTTAGGAAAATGTGGAATGAGTTTGAGTGGGAGAACAAAATAACtatcaagtccaagaagaCATCATTAAAAGAATATTTGGATGATCTAATGGCAGGTACCAACATGAACTGTTTGACACCGGGGGCTGTTGTTGGGGAACAATGCAACTTTTTGGCCGCTAATCTTTATTCACGTTCGTCATTTGGTGAGGATGCTTTAGCAAATTTGTGTATCGAGAAGCTGAGCGATGGATATATTATCGGACACGTCAGAATCAGGTCTAAGGGCCAAGGGCTTGCCCTCTCTTTAGGCGATCGTGTTGCTTCcatttcaagaaaatcgaAGGAACTAAAAGTTTCTCGCGTTTGA
- the CAC2 gene encoding Cac2p has product MDSAPITVHWHEGNQPVYSADFQNPSDGFARLATGGGDNNVRIWRMDIDDRECDALKTSIHYLSTLRKHTQAVNAVRFDPSGYMLASASDDGLLIVWGLSDEIVQDFGVQDDDMKETWKVRKIFHTHSEIYDIAWSPDSNYIAAGSMDNAVRVFNIKTEKKDLEFLDHGHCVQGVAWDPLNKYFATQSADRSLHIYQLKHHELNSTTRLQVGDIQGCLELNICRSDFSRVTDHHSAISPNSGCLLGMNADASNDSVNSTTSVQSPAPSLKAESRTASHNGSSKRTFYLYHSEALQSFFRRLTFSPDGSLLLTVSGLYRKDNKNDEEDVSDALVNTVYIYTRAGFSQSPVCSLSGFTKPTVAIKFSPIIYELDKECSRSIFDLPHKMLFAVATLDTVIVYTTQRIEPLGISKNLHYSTITDLAWSSDGKSIIVSSADGFCSVIRVDHSLLGTPLAT; this is encoded by the coding sequence ATGGATTCGGCTCCCATAACAGTGCATTGGCACGAAGGGAACCAACCGGTCTACTCTGCTGATTTCCAAAATCCATCGGACGGCTTTGCAAGGTTGGCGACAGGAGGTGGTGATAATAATGTTCGAATTTGGAGAATGGATATTGATGACCGAGAATGTGATGCTTTGAAAACGAGTATACACTACTTGTCAACACTTCGAAAACACACCCAGGCAGTTAACGCTGTGCGCTTCGACCCAAGTGGCTATATGCTAGCTAGTGCGAGTGACGATGGCCTACTCATAGTTTGGGGTTTATCGGATGAGATTGTTCAGGACTTCGGCGTGCAAGATGATGATATGAAAGAGACTTGGAAAGTGAGAAAGATCTTTCATACTCACTCAGAAATCTATGATATAGCATGGTCGCCTGATTCTAACTATATTGCAGCTGGCTCAATGGATAATGCTGTACGTGTCTTTAATATCAAAACTGAGAAAAAAGACCTCGAGTTTTTGGATCATGGACATTGTGTTCAGGGAGTTGCATGGGACCCCCTTAACAAATACTTTGCTACACAGAGTGCCGACAGGTCTTTGCACATTTATCAGCTTAAGCATCATGAGTTGAATAGCACAACCCGGTTACAAGTGGGTGATATTCAAGGGTGCCTCGAGCTTAATATTTGCCGTTCAGATTTTCTGAGGGTAACTGATCATCACAGCGCCATAAGTCCCAACTCGGGGTGCCTTCTTGGTATGAATGCGGATGCATCAAATGACTCTGTGAACCTGACCACTTCTGTACAATCTCCTGCTCCATCACTCAAAGCAGAATCAAGAACCGCGAGTCACAATGGTAGCAGCAAGAGAACGTTTTACCTCTACCATTCAGAAGCATTACAATCATTTTTCAGGCGTCTCACGTTTTCTCCTGATGGGAGTCTCTTGTTGACAGTGCTGGGACTCTATAGAAAGGACAATAAAaatgacgaggaagatgtTTCAGATGCTCTCGTCAACACAGTCTACATTTATACTCGCGCGGGCTTCAGTCAACTGCCAGTGTGTTCACTATCTGGATTCACCAAACCTACCGTTGCTATAAAATTTAGTCCAATTATTTATGAGTTGGATAAGGAATGTTCGCGATCAATATTTGATCTTCCCCATAAAATGCTATTTGCAGTTGCCACATTAGATACAGTGATTGTGTATACCACTCAAAGGATCGAACCCCTTGGCATACTGAAAAACTTGCATTATTCAACTATTACAGATTTGGCTTGGAGTTCAGATGGCAAAAGCATCATCGTGTCGTCTGCTGATGGCTTTTGCTCAGTGATCAGGGTGGATCATCTGCTACTTGGAACTCCTCTAGCTACGTGA
- the NHP2 gene encoding snoRNA-binding protein NHP2 produces MGVVCSSPSTLFKSRNGQKEKVEDSVEDNYDKRKAAALPFAKPLASKKLNKKVLKTVKKASKAKHVKRGVKEVVKALRKGEKGLVIIAGDISPPDVISHIPVLCEDSSVPYIFIPSKEDLGSAGATKRPTSCVFVIPSGGKSKKNAEKAEEYKDAYDELVKEVATLE; encoded by the exons ATGGGAGTTGTATG TAGCTCACCTTCCACATTATTTAAATCAAGAAATGGCCAAAAGGAGAAAGTCGAAGATAGTGTTGAAGACAATTATGACAAGCGAaaggctgctgctttgcCTTTTGCGAAGCCTCTCGCCTCTAAGAAGTTGAATAAGAAGGTTCTCAAGACCGTCAAGAAGGCTTCAAAGGCTAAGCATGTCAAGAGAGGAGTCAAAGAAGTCGTCAAAGCTTTGCGTAAAGGCGAAAAGGGTCTTGTCATCATTGCTGGAGATATCTCTCCTCCGGATGTAATCTCCCATATTCCAGTCCTATGTGAGGATTCATCAGTTCCTTACATTTTTATTCCctcaaaagaagatttggGATCTGCTGGTGCAACCAAGAGGCCAACGTCATGCGTTTTCGTGATACCAAGCGGTGGcaaatcaaagaagaacGCAGAAAAAGCTGAAGAGTATAAGGATGCATATGACGAGCTCGTTAAAGAGGTCGCTACATTGGAATAG